The following is a genomic window from bacterium.
TGAAGAACTTGTTAGCCATAAATACTTTGACCATATTTTCTCGGTCTTTGGCGGCTCTACCGCTGATTTCAGCTTTTCTGAAGAATTCTCGCAGAACAATACTTTCTAGCGGCTCAACAAAACCAGACGCTTTCCATGCTTTCATAATCTCAATCTGATCCTTGAGAGTGATGACCAGTTCTTTGAAAGCCAGCTTGTCGCCTCGAGCTAATGAGTCTTCAGAACCCTCTCGGACGCTCAAAGTAAAGTCTTCTTGGATTTTACGGCAAGCACCCACAAATCTCTTTAGCTCATCAAGTTTTTGAGGTGATTCTTGTTCACTCCAAGTAATATTGCCGTTTCGATCTGCTAAAACAGAAGCAAGAATCTTAAGAGTCTCTGGGGCAATATATTCTCCTTCTTTACTTTTCTTACCCAAATCTAGATAGTGAATTTCTCTTGCTCCTGCACCACCGATGAAACGTCGCAAAGTGGCAACATCAAGTTCATAGCGTTGTTTATAGCGTTCTGACTTAAGGTTGGCAGTAGCAAAGATCACAAAACCGGGAGCAACTTTGATTGACTCTCCGGTAGAAGGATGCTTCCAAGTGCTACCAATTCGTAATTGGAAAATCTCGTTGAGAATACCTTGAAATTCATGGGGCATTAAATTGATTTCATCCATAATTACTGGACGGCCCTCTTTCATGCTTTTAACCATTTCAGAGTATAGAAAATCGGTGACACCTTCTTTCAGTGTAACCCTCCCCATGATTTGGGACTCTTTTATTTGTTCAGAGATAGAAATCGGCGAAACTTCATGGCCAAGGAATCTATGAGAAATATATTTAGCCAGTTGAGTTTTGCCAGAGCCAGTCTCGCCTTGAAACAGAATCGGTGCGCCATGAAGCAGGTCGGGCAAGACTTCTCGGATGAGTTCGGTGCGGGATTCAGTTTCAGCAAAGTTGTAACGCTCCAAATCCCGCTGCATACCCCGAACCTCTCGGCGTCGAAGCATATCAATCGATGCTGGATCTAATTCAAAACAGTTTATTTCTTTTTGGAGTTCTTCTTTGCGCTTTGCCAGATCAGTCAGTTTGGTTCGCTCAATCGGCCCAGGTGAACGTCCGACTTTTTCATACATCAAACGAAGCTTCTGTTCACTGCTGGTGATTGCATCAAGCTCTTTATGGAGATGTTCGTACTTGAGAACTTTAGCTAAGGCATCTTTCATGCCTTCAAAGCGTTCATCATAGGCCTCTATGACCTTGGGGTTGCTGCCAAGCTCTTGAATACGCTTATCGTATTCAGCAAGGACATTTTCAGAAAATTCTGCCAGCTCGGGATCAACTTTGAGTGCGTCGAATTGAGCTGCTACGGCATCGTCTCCCTTCTCTTCCAGTTCTTCTCGCTCGATTTTGGTCAGACCGCCCCAAGACTCACGAACATGCTTAGAAGCTTCGGCTCGAGCGGCCGATAAGTCCATAAGTTCTTGGACTCTGGCTTCCAGCTGCTCTAGAGAAAGTTTTTCCTTCTCCTTTGTTTTATCGATGCCCTTCTCCTCGATGATTCGTTCAGGAGTAGTGGGCATATTTGGTATTGGGGGGAGTGATTCTTTTGAGTTAGACATATAATAAATGTTACAAGTTATATAAAGATTTTACCAGTCTTAAATTTTTTTTTCGAAAGACCAAGGGATCAATAAGGATCAAGGAATCCAAGTACCCAAGGCGAAACTACCGAGAGGGGCAGACGCCGAGACCGGAGCCCGTGCCGCCACGGGTATCGCCGCCGACGTCGAGACCATCCGAAGCGAAGCTGCCAACGTCGACGAAGCCGCCGCCGGACGACTGAACGCCAGTCCAGTCGTAAGAATTTTCCAAAAGAGATTCCTTGTTAGTGCCGTAGTAAAGGAGCGTATCGTAAATAATCTCGACTGGCTTCCTGCGTCGAACCTTCGAAGGATCAATATTGTTTTCCTTAG
Proteins encoded in this region:
- a CDS encoding AAA family ATPase, which encodes MSNSKESLPPIPNMPTTPERIIEEKGIDKTKEKEKLSLEQLEARVQELMDLSAARAEASKHVRESWGGLTKIEREELEEKGDDAVAAQFDALKVDPELAEFSENVLAEYDKRIQELGSNPKVIEAYDERFEGMKDALAKVLKYEHLHKELDAITSSEQKLRLMYEKVGRSPGPIERTKLTDLAKRKEELQKEINCFELDPASIDMLRRREVRGMQRDLERYNFAETESRTELIREVLPDLLHGAPILFQGETGSGKTQLAKYISHRFLGHEVSPISISEQIKESQIMGRVTLKEGVTDFLYSEMVKSMKEGRPVIMDEINLMPHEFQGILNEIFQLRIGSTWKHPSTGESIKVAPGFVIFATANLKSERYKQRYELDVATLRRFIGGAGAREIHYLDLGKKSKEGEYIAPETLKILASVLADRNGNITWSEQESPQKLDELKRFVGACRKIQEDFTLSVREGSEDSLARGDKLAFKELVITLKDQIEIMKAWKASGFVEPLESIVLREFFRKAEISGRAAKDRENMVKVFMANKFFKDTDPEDFNIQGLSSKTVRQWQGKE